Below is a window of Populus trichocarpa isolate Nisqually-1 chromosome 3, P.trichocarpa_v4.1, whole genome shotgun sequence DNA.
caattgttttctatttagttatcaaactttcatgacacggatcccgggtttcataggtaacttggtttgacgggttagcccagttaattctgggttatccgtcaatttttttttctatttagttatcgaactttcacgacacaaatccaaggtttgacgagttaacctgatttcaagggttaacccagttaattcagattttttttctttttcttcattagtttttttctttctattggttttttttaatttatttatttaattatcacacttttatgacacgaccttgcagccagacccgcATCCAAGGCTATTgcctattgggtctggtattgcagctaGACCTactgggtcatgcaagtttaatgttattattaatattataaatattatttttgggtcaGACGTTACAGCCAAATCCAAGATTCTTGGATACAACTTTGCAGAAAGatctaacacttttagatcttagttttttcttggtattttttatacaaaaaaaaattaacccgcggtatcgcgcgggtcatgtaactaaTCATATTCTGTTTCTTGAGGGAAAAATTCAAACTTCCTAGCCTGCCGTGGATGGTAGCATAAACTTATGCAGGatctctatataaaattaaatttcatatagaaatctagtataaaaaataaagtttaaaaaataaaaaatataacttcgatatatatttttatggctCTTGATGTTTGGCCTTAGATTTGTAGAAGAAACGTGAAGAAATTTGATTAAGGGAAAGTTAGAAAAGTTCCCCTGAGAATccgtttatttttatgttttttttaaaaaaaaaattatatttttaaattattttgacgtggtggtgttaaaaataaaattttaaaaatataaaatattactttgatatatttcaaaattaaatacattttaaaaaccaatcGTTAAATCATTACCGTTCAAAATATGTAATTTCCAACTCCCATACAAATATCTGCATTATTCAATCAATGTGGGGGAATTAATCTAGACTGTAATCATAGTTAAACACACGAGGAtcttaatataattaagaattaattattcACCTGTTGACTACGCAATAGCTCACACTATGCGACCTGATAGTGAAAGaaaatggtgattttttttattatttatttttaatgttgcgTGCAGTTCCTTAATGatatttaagaaacaaaaaggaaaaaggtgtgtgagagagagagagagagagagagatttgaagagcaaattgaaaaaacaaaggcattCATCAGCATAAAAACATGCTAGTGTCGGTCCTTGATCCAAGGTCACGAACAGAGACTAATATATTGGAGGTGGtcataataaacaaaaataaaattataaaaacacaataaatcaaatcaatataacACAAGAATAACCATTCAGTAGGTGATCCAATGGTAAGAAATTAGGATTAAGGGATTTACTTCTCCTGTGGTATCAGGTTTAAGttatgtggttgctaatatgatggtcattagaggcttacatggtcgttaactttagtcGACGTACGCGCAAGTTGGTCCGGATACccatgctaatatatatatatatatatatatatatatatatatatatatatatatatatatatatatatatatatatacaagaataattttaaacttaaactCAATAAACATAGTATGGTATTTTAGAGggataattattaaaatctcatcataaaatatatttttttatatctgtaaaattttaaaatacaaatttcataccaaaaaaacaaaaaatctatcTTTGTGTTGATCCATTTAGGTTTttcgagatatatatatatatatatatatatattagctttgtgaatacaaaaaaaaaaaacttttcaatggTATGGATGGAAATTCTTTTATAAgattttacattattattattggtttaGAGGAAAACATTTTTACAAAATTTTTCTACATTAATAATACTCTAAAAGGCATGGAGAAcgtactgtagctttccccacgccttttattTCCATTAtactaatatttttgttttttttatatgttttttttttctcataattgacttcttttttaaaacaaatttgtatgcttttttcaaaattattattttttatttttttctaatattgaactggttgagaatttaactttgttatttaaaaaaaaaacattatggattgcaaCAATGTTTccctatatgattttttttcttttttttaatgattttttttccaaaatggtccttctcggttttttttttcatattgagctagttgagaatttagctttatagttttttttataaaaaaaacattgtagattcCTACAGTATTTTCCCcatatggtttttgttttggtacAATATTTCtccacgtgttttttttaaattatctttgttgaatttattttttttaatattgagctggttgagaatttaactttagcTTTCACCacatgttttttcctttattttttattttttgctttttcccaaaattttcttcttttctctgttttttttttgttttttttcagaattatttttgtcgattttatctttttaatattgagctggttgagaatttagctttgtagttttgtctttaaaacattgttgattgctacagtgtttctccatgtggttttttttttttccagaattgtctttgtcaattttagttttttttcatattgagttggttgataatttagctttgtagtttttttcttgaaaaaaaaaaacattgtggattgctacagtgcctccccacatgattttttcttgctacagtgtttccccacatgtttttttatcaattttttttccaaaattatctttgtcgaattttttttttttttcatactgagctggttgaaaatttaactttgtagtttttttctttaaaacaccgtTGATTGCTaaagtgtttccccacatgattttttttttgttataagttttttcaaaattgtctttattaattttattgtttttagtattgagctggttaaaaattacaactATAGATTTTCTTATGAAACACTAtaaattgctatagtgttttcctgcataatgttttttcctttcgtttttttatgatttttttccaaaattatctttattgattttatttttttaatattgagttgattgagaattacaattgtatatttcctcacaaaacattatagattgttgcagtgtttccctacatgatttttttccttttgtttttttatgattttttttcaaattatctttgtctattttatttttttaatattaaactggttgaaaatttagctttgtagtttaatttttcttcaaatttatatttttttttacaaatccaCGATAATGTACAAACATGTCGTAAGTCTACGGCAACACACGGCCTTAGCAACTAGTTATTAAACTAAGTCAAGTTTAATAAGTCATCATGGCGACCTTTCGACTTGGATGCTGGACTTGCTTAAGTTCCAAAGCAAAATTTATTGGGCCAGCCGACTTGGTTGGTGTGCTCATAAAtagattgatttgataaaaatctgatttaattttatttagaaaaaaagtattttaaaaacaatgttgatttgatgtttttataacaaaaaattctgaaaagaCTATATATTTTAGTGTCATGGTCAACCAGCTAAACCCACCCAATCTGTATCCTATGTCATGGCTTTAgtcaaatttaattatcttaCTTCATAGAAACCTTACCACATGTGTAGACAAGCGAGGAAAGCCAACACATTACAGAGGTGCATGTGATTTTCTTCAAgctttaatgataattttttttggtgtcgtTGAAATAGTCTTGTTGGGGGGGTTTTCTTTTACAATGATGTGTTATAACTATGTAGATCTAATGTGGCTCATatgattcatttttcttttttttttctcttccttccttAATTTTTATACCTGATTATTTCTATGGAAAACAAAAGTATGGGTGACAATGGGTACTGGCGGGTTGGATTTCTTGATATCCATACCCTACCTATTAtccatttgataaaaaatttagatgttcataaattattcatTGAGGTTCGGGTATTCAtcatctattattatttattaatcaataaaaaataaaatagttaatatatatatatatatatatatatatatatatatatgtgtgtgtgtgtgtgtgtgtgtgtgtgtgtgtgttttatgtcaatattaaggtatgtatatatcatattgtattaaaaaaaatctaaatattctatattctataaatatttttatataatataaatatatattttaagttagGTTCAAACAGATTTCGAGTCGggtttaacaatatttttctagctaaagataaTAAATTGCTTTTCTACTTAGAGCTATACATCTAAAATTTTCTACATTATTAAACTAAGTCAAGTTTGATAAGTCATCATGGTGACTTTTCGACTTGGATGCTGTACTTGCTTAAgttccaaaacaaaatttatgggGCCAACCGACTTGGTAGGTgtgtttgtaaataaattaatctggtaaaaacctgatttaatttattttttaaaaaaatattttaaaaacaacattgatttaatatttttataataaaaattctgaaaagaCTATATCTTTTAGTGTCATGGTCGAACCAGGTAAACTCTCTAAATCTGTATCCTATGTCATgactataattgaatttaattatcttACTTCATAGAAACCTTACcactaggggtgttcaaaaaaaccgagtaaccgagaaaaccgatggaaaattaaccgagaaaaccgaaccgagataaaaaacctattaaatcgattaccaaaaccaaaactctttccggttcggttcggtttcggtttcacCACCAAAACCGGTGAACTGAACCGACTACCCATAAAAATAAAGCCAGAAGAAACGACCTACTGACCTAGTATAAATACTAACTAGTACAATAAAGTGTAAACCTAAACCTAACATTACAATTTACTTCTGCAGCCGCCGCCCACACCAAACCTAAATTTTTCATCTTCTCTGCCTCTTACCCACATCTCCGCATATATCTTTTCTCTAGCTCTATCTTTTCTGTAGCCGCCGCCCACACCAAACTTAACATCTTCTCTGCATCTATCTCTTCTTTAGCTGATCAACAAGTAAATAACCCACATCTCCGCATCcatcaacaagtaaagataTTGTTGTGCACCGTGTCAATATAATTTCAAGCTAATTCAATTATATATGTTACATTTCAGTGGTAGGGAAGCATGGCCGCAAACAAACTCCAACGACATGGATGGGCACAGAAAAGGAACGTTCCCGTCACAACAAAGATCTGGACAACTAATGGAGGTATCATCCCAAAGTCTAGAATTCcttaaagatttttcaaaatttccagAAATCTAACATATGGGGATAATAGTTTAATTACATGGATTTGCTTGACTGGTTACTTACAAGAGGTGACATGCACTTCTCTTAATTAATACTGCAGGAAAGCGATTCGACTATGCCGAAAAGCTACTTGGGGTCTAGTTTGGACTGCAAGAACCCCAACTTGGAGTTCACAATGTGTAGACCAGATTGGCCGGGGAAAGAACATTGCTGATCATGCATAAACAATCGCTATATACCATGGTTGTCTTTCTTTGAAGTGAATTCCTGCCCACCGTaagccaatttaaaaaaaaaccaaaaaaaacccatgggattaggtttcccggttttttccttaaaaaaccgAATTTAACCGAACcagaccggttcggtttgaaccggtttccggtccggttcggttaattttttacaaaaatgttgtaattcggttcggttggttttttgagtctaaaccaaaccgaaccgaaccgtgaacactCCTACTTACCACATGTGCAGACAAGTGAGGAAAGTCAACACATTATAGAGGTGCATGCGACTTTCTTCAAGCtttaatgataattgtttttaatgtcGTTGAAATAGTCTTGATGGTGGGCTTTCTTTTACAATGACGCGTGATAACTATGTAGATCTAATGTAGCTCATGtgattcattatttttcttcttcttcttcttctcttttttccttaatttttatacCTAATTATTTATATGGAAAACAAAAGTATGGATGACAATGGGTACCAGCGGGTTGGATTTCTTGATATCTATACCctatttattattcattgggtaaaaaatttagatatttataaattatccaTTAAGGTTCGGGTATTCattatctattattatttattaatcaataaaaaaataaaatagttaacatatatatatatatatatatatatatatatatatatatatatatatatatgtgtgtgtgtgtgtgtgtgtgtgtgtgtgtgtgtgttttatgtcAATGTTAAGGTATGTATATatcatattgtattaaaaaaatccaaatattctataaatatttttatataatataaatacatattttaagtTAGGTTCAGATAGATTTCGAGTCAggtttaacaatatttataccTTACTTATTATCTATTGGGTCTAAACAATACCTATCCATTCATGTTGATATTTATCGAGCTCGGATTAAAGTGTCATCCCTAACCAAAAggctgcattttttttctttaatttccattctagttcttttattttcaatcatttgaaaatcaaaaaaattcaaattattttttataaaaataaatatcaatccaatattgagaCACGAGAACTCCATTCAATGTTAATCAAGTCAAAGtactaatttaataaaaaaactcaaaggaaaaaaaaaagcaaatagttAATGAATGGTAGAATAAATAGTAAAACACCTagcttttttttaggttttcactaataataatactaatgattaatattttttgggcTGTGGGCTGACATTTGCTCCCTTGGATCTCCGTCTAACTTAACATTCTCGCCACTACCTTATCTTAACTGAGTTTGATTAGGGTtataataaatgttattttatggtatttataaccaaaattttgttttgttttttcaataatatcaatatcatttaaaatttaaatttatatccaaaatgaatgagaaaaaaaatcagaagttAGTAGTCACATCATAAAATAATGGAATAAGGCATATCAATTgtgaaattatttaatataaaataaaatagtaacgTGTATACACAgagttaattttgaataaagttTTGActcaggtttaataatatttatattttatttattttttattgagtaaaataattatttaaaaaaacttaccaATTCAtatcaatattgaaataaaaaactaaaaaaaatttgaaaactaattcatatcagcatatcaaaataatttgaaaacacacataaaaaattaatttgaagtaaaaaaacaaaaaaaaattatttttttttaatttttttttaaaatgcaaaaacaaacaaactctaaATTAATATAGAGTTGTGGTGAATTTGAACTAATGATgaacttttaattgcttttatcCTAAGTAATCGTTTGAGAATGTggttgaaattatgtttttttaaattttaaattttttttatatttttgaatcgttttgatgttaaaaataaaattttaaaataaaattattttaatgtattttgaaataaaaaatattttaaaaaataattatttttatatttataaatactaaaaaaaaaattgggtctaAGAAAAACAACGAGGTGAAGAGGGGAAGAATTTTTGATTTAATCGATAAAATTCGAgggttttgattgaaaaaaaaaaaaagatgaaaagagagaaaggaagggagagaagggaaaaaaattgaaaaagagcgaatttattataattttttttagttattttatctaatttatgaaatatagagtgtaattttttttttaaaatcaaattataatagCTCCATGTAATTAATCCATTGTTTTTTCATGAGGGAGGGAGTTGTGCTCCAATAATACCTAATAAATTTTCATCCATCTATAATCCGAGAAAAAGTCTGTccactaaaaaaagaagaagttaaataCACAGTAAATAGAATCCCAAAaacgaagaagaaaaaggagtaAAAGCCCTCTTCTCGATTCTCATCCAGCATCGAAAAGACTGAGCGAAGAGAAGAATGCCAGAGCTACCGGAGGTAGAGGCGGCGAGAAGGGCGATAGAGGAACATTGCATAGGGAAGAAGATAAAGAAGGCCATCATTGCCGACGACAGTAAAGTCATCGATGGAGTCTCTCCTTCTGATTTTGTGGCAGCACTTGTTGGCAAAACTATTGTCTCTGCTCTTAGAAAGGGAAAGAACTTGTGGCTCCAACTCGACTCCCCTCCCTTCCCTTCCTTTCAGTTCGGTAATATACTACGTTCTTTTTACTGGGTTTCTGATTTCATGCACTTTAAAGCTGATTTCTTGAGAGCTTTTGTGACATGAGTTTTCTTTACTTGCTGTCTCTTAGGGTTTTAGGAAAgtgggtttattttattttttagttattttaacaaagtttttatttgatatttatgtgTGTAAACGATGCaaagatatgtttttgtttatatgtTCTCATTCCTTGAAAACCATAacaatttcaagtaaaaagatTATGATtactatttctttgtttttcgtAATCCCATTGCTTTGCTTACTAAACATAAAGGATCACATTTCAGGGATGGCTGGGGCTGTATATATTAAAGGAGTTGCGGTTACCAAATATAAAAGGCGAGTTGTGTTCTGTAATATGCACATGCAACACTCCTAGCTAGCTGAGATAACTTATttctatccttttgttttcgtCTTGTACAAATGATCTTTCGGTGTTGATTATATTAGAGAATTGCGTGCAGGTCTGCAGTAAATGACTCTGATGAGTGGCCTTCCAAATATTCAAAGTTTTTTGTCCAAGTATGAATCACTACGCTATATGTTTTAATATAGTTTCCATTTCCATGCAAGtgttttattgaataaataattcataattcaGGCATGATCCATTTGGTTATTAGTTTTGGAGTTCTATTGACCGTGGAATTGCAAACAAGTCTCTCAATTTATTCACTAACAGggcaagaaaaatccaaaagatTTCTAATTTGAACTTTTGGAATGAAGAGTTAGGGTTTCAAGTTAGAACATGGAagttctataaaattatgaaagtATGCGTATTGTTTAGAAACTTACAAAGTTACAAGAGGTTTTTATGACACTTAGAAATTTTTGTATCTGTGATGAGGGCTCCCGCATTGAGTACTTTTTCTACCAGTTAATCAACATGCAATACTCTTTCTGCAGCTAGATGATGGTCTGGAGCTTTCTTTCACTGACAAGAGGCGATTTGCTAAAGTCCGCTTGCTTGAAGATGTACACAAATACCATTTGTTATTCTGGATGAACTTTTCAAATTTATGTACTTTGGTAGGTATTTTGTAATTGTTCATAacaatattcttttcttttccttggtGCAGCCAGCTTCTAAGCCCCCGATATCTGAGTTGGGCCCCGATGCATTACTGGAGCCGATGACAGTTGATGAACTTCATGGATCCCTAAGCAAGAAGAAAGTTGCAATTAAGGCTCTATTACTTGATCAGgttaaaatttatgttgatttgCTGTATTATTTCTAAGATAGCGTAAGAGACATAAAGGTGTAAATAAGCAAGTGGGGCATGGAGAGTGATTTAGGGGTAACTATTGGTCAAATGTTTCAAAATGCATGGTTGACAAtcccctttcatttttatttttgaaaataatgagTAACAAAGACAAGTAGTACTCATGGTATGTTTTACTTAATGATATTCAAAAGATCGGTGTGACCATTTAAGTGAAAGATGGCTCAAGATTAATAAGAAGCAATATTAGTGAAGAGAAAGGCTTTTCAACCACATTTAGGCCATCAAAAGTGGCAGTCATAATCTGATTGGTGTAGCCAATGCCAATAAGATTGGATATGGTTTTATGCTGACATTATGGTGGATGGTAGTTATCTCAGCTCCTGGCCTCTTGCAAATGGTAATTATCGCAGCTCCTGGCCTCGTGCTAAATTCTTAAAGGATATGCCCAGGTTTCATAAGCTAAAAGACTAGGAAATCAAAACATCCTGATCCTGTGCTATTGTTCCTCCTACAGTTTAAGGAACACTTAATCGCTAGAAAACAATATGGTTGGCAAAGTAGTGCtcaataataattgtttaataACTGCTAGGATTAATCACATGCCTAGAATGATTGACAAGTTCTTTTACCCCAAAGAGGTTTTAAAGTCTCCTCCCATCATTACTTGTTATAGTTTTGGAGATGTAAATGGTCATGAAATGGTCAATATGATGATTTGTTGTAACAGAGTGcctttacaagtttttttttaaatgattatttttagcTCTAAACTGCTGACATGGTTATAGTATTTCTGCATATGACTGTTCTTTCAAATGTACATTTCAACACAAAATGAAACGtttgttttaaaattctttgttaaataatcaatctaactgtgtttaatttttgcaGAGTTTTGTATCTGGAATTGGTAACTGGATTGCAGATGAAGTGCTATACCAAGTTAGTGTACCTCACTTTAACATGGGTACCAAATTACAGTTTCATTCAATTGTGTTTTGATTGAAGCACCATATCGTAATCAATTATCAAGCTTTTAACTTGGATACAtgcatgattgttttttcttaatttgatgaTGACAAACCCTAGGCTCAGAGAATTCATAGTGTtgcttttttagcttttatttgtCATATTATtcagaaaattaataaagtgtTCTCGTTTTCATGAATCAAAAGAATTTTGGAATTGTGGGTTCTTCAAAAGATGAATTTTTGCAAACTGATGATTGTTTAATTGGATGAGTGCATACAGCTAAAATGTAAGTATAATGTATTCGTTCTTAAGAAGTAGAGGGACAGCAATTGAGGGCCTGCTTaaaatggtttatttttgttgctgAAGACCGACTCACAATCTAGCTTAGGAGTGCTTGGCTCAAGTTAAATGTAGTGTAAAATGGACAGAAAGAACACAATGGCCTATATTATAATAGAGAATATTAGGCTTCTTCTGCTGGCCATATTTGTTTCTTGGGATCTGTAGTTACTGTATTTACTTGACATTCAACAATATCTTCATCTGATGACCTGGCTGACTTTCCTTGTATCTCCTGCCTGATGTGGACTTTGatgattgttatttttcatgCACAGGCTAGAATTCATCCACTGCAGATTGCTTCCAGCTTATCCAGAGAAAGTTCTGCAACTTTACACAAGTGCATCAAGGAGGTAGGAaatctgttttgatttgcaACTCATGTTAGCAACCACTTAAACCTGATTTGTTAAACATGCAATTTTCATGGAGAAGTAGAGAAAAACATGTGTAGGTTGTTCAGTATGCGGTTGAAGTTGACGCTGATTGCGACCGCTTTCCTCTTGAATGGTTGTTTCATTTTCGATGGGGAAAGAAACCTGGAAAAGTTAATGGTAAGATACTTTTGATATATAGTAATCcttttgataaaaagaaaattctttttaCAGGTGATTGAAAAAGCAGTAGAAGTTGGGGCAGATAGTAGTCAGTTCCCAAACAATTGGATTTTTCATTCTAGGGAAAAGAAGTCTAAGAAGACTTTCATTGATGGTTTGCTTCCCTACCCTCCACATTATTTCTTGTAGCATGACATTTAGTTGATTGTTGCCCCCCTTCTAACTGTGGCTTCTTTTTCTCTATCCTACCATACACATATCACTACCTGCTGTTAGTGCGTGCCGAAGATATGAAAGATAGAAGTGACTTGGTTGAAgagttaaaataacttttagaTCTGACATCCTGACTTCCAGtcccttttgttttgattctcAAAGGCCTGCCTATCCTTTTCTTAAGTTGTTTTAGTTTCCTTCACACGAACATTGATAAAACTTCTTCATTGTGGCAGGGAAGGAGATTGATTTTATTGTTGCTGGTGGTAGGGTATGTCTTTTAAAAGCGAGCTTatgatatttctttatttgctcTACTAAGCAGATGAATTTGAGTGTCCATATTATCATGTGTATGCGCACTTTAACCATTGAAAAAATACGTAGCTGATTTTTATGGGCTTGTATTCTGGGTTTTAGACAACGGCCTATGTACCGGGGTTACAGAAGCTAAATGGAAACCAAGCTGGGAAAGCAGTGGGAAAACCAAAAGCAAgaacttcaaagaaaaaaagagatgggGATGATGATGACAATGACAACAATGAAGATGGTGGCAGTGAACCAACTTCCGAGGATGAAAAAATTGCAAGAAAGGCCAAATCAAAGAGAGAGTTGAGGCCTAAAGGTCCTGGGAAAAAGCCTTCAgctaaaagaaaatccaaagcaAGTGATACTGACAGTGAAGAAGATGAGGGTGCTGccaccgccgccgccgccgacgacgatcaaaagaaaaaacctagaaGAGTGACCAGCAGAAAACAAGTCATGGTAGGTAAAGCACCCAAGAAATTGGTTAACAATCAAAATACTAACAAACCAAGGAAGAAAGTGAAGTAGATTGCTGTTGTGAGATATCACATGGTGCTACCGAAGCCTGAGCCCTAATTTTGGAAGTATGGAAAGGTGGTAGGGCATCTAGTTTTTGCTTGTATTGACAGTGAAATGAATTTGTCTGTCTTGTTCAAGGTAGTCTTTCTGCTAATGCCAGCGGCTTCTATTAATCGTACAACCAGGGCTCTCTGCCTCTGGAAGATGTAAATCTTATTTGAATGGattaaatgaaagaatttttaaattagcaaACAAATTTGTGATTTTAAGAAATGCCtgctcttaaaaaaaagaacaaaaaagaagaaaaagagacaAATTTAGCAACCACCACAACGCAGTTACTTAtagttatagtttttaaacccggtctTGTTCAAGTTCCGGGTTTTAACCGGGTTGGTCaggtcaatttttattttaaaaaaaattcaaaacggcatcattcattttaataacaaaaaaaacaaaagttaatgggttttgccgggtcaactTGTTGAGTCTGCAAGTTATACtgggtcatgattttttttatttttcataaattcagTTCAGTTTCAGTCCCGGGTCGTTCGGGTCTCGGGTCGATCCACCGGGCCGGGctgagtttcaaaactatgcttggaatttcaaaactatgcttggaaggattgttttttaaatatttttaatttaaaaatatattaaaataatatttttttaaatttattttttatatcagctgTGTAAAAACAAATCTGTATTAATTACCTaggaaaaaattatgattatgctGGGTGTTAACCAGCAAAAGCATACTAGGCAGGCAGGGTTAGGCACcgcaatataatatttttatgtgaaataaTACTTAATGTATACACCTCTATAGTAGATTATcactaattataaataattatattaagaagacgtcattataaataatttattattggcaagaaaaaaattaattgtcttCAAAGCATGTCATGTGTTTAGTTGACTTTCTAGCTCAAAAACACAAGGAACgtgaaacaaat
It encodes the following:
- the LOC18096694 gene encoding formamidopyrimidine-DNA glycosylase isoform X2, encoding MPELPEVEAARRAIEEHCIGKKIKKAIIADDSKVIDGVSPSDFVAALVGKTIVSALRKGKNLWLQLDSPPFPSFQFGMAGAVYIKGVAVTKYKRSAVNDSDEWPSKYSKFFVQLDDGLELSFTDKRRFAKVRLLEDPASKPPISELGPDALLEPMTVDELHGSLSKKKVAIKALLLDQSFVSGIGNWIADEVLYQARIHPLQIASSLSRESSATLHKCIKEVVQYAVEVDADCDRFPLEWLFHFRWGKKPGKVNGKEIDFIVAGGRTTAYVPGLQKLNGNQAGKAVGKPKARTSKKKRDGDDDDNDNNEDGGSEPTSEDEKIARKAKSKRELRPKGPGKKPSAKRKSKASDTDSEEDEGAATAAAADDDQKKKPRRVTSRKQVMVGKAPKKLVNNQNTNKPRKKVK
- the LOC18096694 gene encoding formamidopyrimidine-DNA glycosylase isoform X1 → MPELPEVEAARRAIEEHCIGKKIKKAIIADDSKVIDGVSPSDFVAALVGKTIVSALRKGKNLWLQLDSPPFPSFQFGMAGAVYIKGVAVTKYKRSAVNDSDEWPSKYSKFFVQLDDGLELSFTDKRRFAKVRLLEDPASKPPISELGPDALLEPMTVDELHGSLSKKKVAIKALLLDQSFVSGIGNWIADEVLYQARIHPLQIASSLSRESSATLHKCIKEVIEKAVEVGADSSQFPNNWIFHSREKKSKKTFIDGKEIDFIVAGGRTTAYVPGLQKLNGNQAGKAVGKPKARTSKKKRDGDDDDNDNNEDGGSEPTSEDEKIARKAKSKRELRPKGPGKKPSAKRKSKASDTDSEEDEGAATAAAADDDQKKKPRRVTSRKQVMVGKAPKKLVNNQNTNKPRKKVK
- the LOC18096694 gene encoding formamidopyrimidine-DNA glycosylase isoform X3 gives rise to the protein MPELPEVEAARRAIEEHCIGKKIKKAIIADDSKVIDGVSPSDFVAALVGKTIVSALRKGKNLWLQLDSPPFPSFQFGMAGAVYIKGVAVTKYKRSAVNDSDEWPSKYSKFFVQLDDGLELSFTDKRRFAKVRLLEDPASKPPISELGPDALLEPMTVDELHGSLSKKKVAIKALLLDQSFVSGIGNWIADEVLYQARIHPLQIASSLSRESSATLHKCIKEVVQYAVEVDADCDRFPLEWLFHFRWGKKPGKVNVEVGADSSQFPNNWIFHSREKKSKKTFIDGKEIDFIVAGGRTTAYVPGLQKLNGNQAGKAVGKPKARTSKKKRDGDDDDNDNNEDGGSEPTSEDEKIARKAKSKRELRPKGPGKKPSAKRKSKASDTDSEEDEGAATAAAADDDQKKKPRRVTSRKQVMVGKAPKKLVNNQNTNKPRKKVK